TTCTCATGATTTTAAGTGCTAAGGAATTATCATCCCGAACGGAAACATAGTTTACAATTAATCatcataattattacaaagaattcattataatatctcttttcaaaattcctgCATTACGTCTTACTTCGCGTgaattattaccattattttcgTCATTAGGTTTGGGTATAGTGATAATAGTTATTTCATCTTCTCGTAAAATACAGATATTATGAATAACGCAACATGCGACAATATACTCTGCCATTAAATCGACTCTTGCCATTGGTAGACAATTTAATAAGCTCCTCATTCGTCCTTTCAATAATCCGATGCATCTTTCAACAGTAACTCGAGCAGCTGATtgacgataattatattttttctgctTCTCACTTAAATGTCCATTATCTCGATAAGGAGTAAGTAAGGGCTGATGTATTTCATAAGCAGAATCACCTAAAATATGACTGTCTTCAGGAAATGCATTGTCATCGTTCAAGTATAGTATCCGTCAAACTTCTTGGACAAACGACCTTGAATGcgcaaaaacgaaaaataggTCTCTTTGGTGGTGCGGTGCGGGACGCGGAGGCGGGGCGCGCTCTGATTGGTTGGTCAGTTGACGCTTGCCTCTAGCGCATCGTTAACGTCCCGCTGGTCTCTTGTGTACACTCGCGTTCAGTGATTATATTAGCTAACGCaatcatgaaaaattgtgtttttcattgatatattatttttgcacgTAAGTGTACGATGCGCAAACTTTCCCCCACCACCTCGCGCGATGGCCAAGAAGTTTGACGGGTACTGTACTCTGCAACTTCTGACAAACGAAAAACTCTTTGATCATGAACAGATCCTGGATTTCCAGCATAACAATGGGTTATCAGAGCCTTGTGGTCACATACCAGCTACAAAACAAACTTAACTCCTTGTAaatctattaaattatatacCAAAATTAATATACTTAAATGTAATAGTAATTAAATACCTGTAGTTGAACAGAATGGAATCCTTTCCGATTGTCATAATCTACTGGATTTTGTTCTGGAGCATTTATACGAATGTGAGTCCCATCAATGGCTCCTATTGTTTTAGGAAAACCACTTGCTCTCTCAAATCCACGCATTACTTCAATAGCACCATCTCCCGTAGGCCATTGTATAAATCTTGAGGCTCTTCTGAATAAAGCATGACAAACTCGACGTACAGCCCTTACGGCAGTAGCTCGTCCTACGTTAAATCTGTCGCAGACGGATCTACCATAAAATTAAAAGGCCAAATTTTAGTAACATACTTCTGAACTGTGCTACATCAGACTAAGtagtttatttctaaaatgATGTAACCTGTGAGAATCTGTTGTAGCCATTTTCCAAATAGCAATCATCAATTGATGATAGGAGGAAATTGTAGGGCATCCAGGAACGTGTCGAACTAAATCTTCTCGTATTAAGtcatgtaaataattaaatgtatTTCTTGAAAGtctaaaaataacaacatAAACCTACATAAgataaattttcttaatttactATGTTATAGGTATGCGATAGGAAACCATTTACCTGAAATGACTTTTGAATTCATCATCTGAATAACGATAAACTACGTTATCGTAATCAATAATACGTGGTcgaagttttcttttttcacaatcatatttttgtaaaattgtagACCATTCTTCATCTGAACTGGATGAACTACTACTTTCTGGAGCATTATTACGACGCATTACTAAATATCCAACTGTTGCCGTCAAAGacattttaataatatttgaacGTAAGTTAATTAAATACAACCCTGATTAACAGtgtaatcaataattatttgagtttatttttaaGGCTTACAGATTAAAACTTAACCtcttcaatattttgttttcttttcactaGCTCGCCAT
Above is a genomic segment from Neodiprion pinetum isolate iyNeoPine1 chromosome 1, iyNeoPine1.2, whole genome shotgun sequence containing:
- the LOC124210641 gene encoding uncharacterized protein, whose product is MSLTATVGYLVMRRNNAPESSSSSSSDEEWSTILQKYDCEKRKLRPRIIDYDNVVYRYSDDEFKSHFRLSRNTFNYLHDLIREDLVRHVPGCPTISSYHQLMIAIWKMATTDSHRSVCDRFNVGRATAVRAVRRVCHALFRRASRFIQWPTGDGAIEVMRGFERASGFPKTIGAIDGTHIRINAPEQNPVDYDNRKGFHSVQLQVILLMKYISPYLLLIEIMDI